The sequence CAACAATAAGCAAGGTAGGaaacatgaataacatcaagaagagtggttaagaaaatacaacatgtgAATCCCACTCACATCTCTTGTGCCAATAAACAATtcaatgaacttcaagaactctATTGTGCAAGTATCTCGACAAAGCTCAAACTTAATCTTTAACATAAGTATGGAACCTAAATATCTCAGAATAACGGTCATAGACATGTATTTGTGATTTGGTATAGTGGTGACCGAATTTAGCACATCAACAGTTTCACAAAGAGCCTGTCACATATAATCAAGTTGTCATTGGCTGAATCATGATTTCTAGCATTGAAATTCATACTCGTATGATTACAGAAATCAAGTAAAACCTAAGACGATAAAATCATAGAGTTCATCAAGGTACAAGGAAGCATATAATTCCCCCTCCCGAGCATGGACACACTGGCACATGTATAGATACCCGTCACCTCGTATATGCATCACCCCCGCATGGCCCTTCTATCTTGATCGGTGATTCCGTTTGGCCAAGCCAGCTATCGAAAGTCTTGCAAGAAACCTCCACTAAGCTAAGAGAGATAGAAGCTAAAGTGTATCTTTTTTGGCATCTTTTTCTTTACTTTGACCGCAACTTTGTTTGGTCTTCCTCTTTCCTTCGGCCCATGTTTCAAAGCTAGTAAAAAGTTTAAGCCTTCAGGATCTCTCTTGAATGACAGAGGAAAAATTCCCTAGACAAAGCTAGGTAGAACATTTACCTCATTccggaataatatcacaatccaaTACCCTCTCCCTTAGAAATACTCCTCAAAACGGTCAAAACCTAGTCAAATATCATCTAAGAAAGTTAGACATTACTAATGAAACATCCTCGATCAATAAAGGTTTAACCATGGGCAAaatctcaaaagtcaacaaaaagtcaattTTGGCCCACGTgatcaaaatccgaggttcggaccaaatcaCGCTTACCCATTACCCTCGAGCACGGATATATAATTTGTTTCAAAATTCAACCTAAATTTggggtctaaatctcaattttataaaattcttaAATTCTACTCAAgacccctaatttctaccttgaaattcatagatttgatgttcAAATTCATTAAAAAGTAGTTGAAATTGATGGAAAACTAGTTAAAGAATCTTAACAGTAAATTTGCGAagaaaatcctcttcaaaaattgccttaATGGATGTTAGGGttgaaaaatggtgtaaaatgagctaagtcccaaaATTCTCACAATTTACCAgctgcagatatcgcaattgcaaactaGAGTTCGCAATTGTGATGATCACTAAAGCGATCAACTGTTCATAAAAGAAAACTTTTCTGAGCCTGCTGATAATGCCAAAATGATGaaagcatcgcaattgcgatgattggGCAGTCCGCAAATGTGGTCaatacctcgcaaatgcgagtctgcCCCAAATTTCTcacagtcgcaaatgcgacatgaaCCCCGCAAAAGCGAAACGCTTTACCATTACATTTGCTGAAAGAGCTTCGCAAAATCGAATCTGAACCACCCCCCTCCAACATCACAAATGCAAGCCTGATTTTGTATTTGCGAACAGGTTCTACAAATGCGAGACCTGCAGACTTGGTGCACTAACTTTCCTCCTAAGCCAAAAAATCAGTCTACtaagcatccaaaacacacccgggCACCTCAGACCCCAATATGATcatgcacacaagtataataacattATATAAACTCGCACGCtcactcaaatcaccaaaataacatcaaacaataaGAATCAATTATCAAAACTCATTTTAACTTAAAACTCAATTTTGCCAACTTTTCATATAATGCGCGGAAACGACTTTGGGTTAACCGGGACCCCAAAcaaacatgcgtacaagtcaaaaatcatcatacaaacctaccgGAATTAGCAAAATACCAATCTAGGATCgatttatcaaaaatattgactATGGTCAACTCTAGtcatttctaaaataaaaaatcatattttctttaaatatttttaaatttttcaaaaaacgACATGTACCATACACGCAaatcataaatcatcaaatagaGCTATAAAATATCTTGAAACACAAAAAGGAAACCTAGTACTCAAAACGGGGACGGATCAGTTACAATATGGCCGCAACTTTAGTAAACCACTTCTAATCATAAAGTTGTGAacatttctacagcacaatagagtgagactagccagttaggagttagtctgAGGATGCTACTGGTCGTCTAGtgatgcagggctttatctgCTGGTTTTTACTATACCatccatctatttcgtatttcgtattccgTATTTCgtatctcttatattgttgttattttattatgagtctattgatgaTACTAATATATTGTCTCTTGAGCCGATAGTCTCCTGGTAACATtatctctgcccctcggggtaggggtaaggtctgcgtacatattaccttccccagaccccacttgtaggattatactgggtcgttgttgttgttgttgttgttgttgtaggtaagattttgatataggggtcggaatggaattcgaagagttgcagtagtttcgttgtgtcatttgggatgtgtgtgcaaaatttcaggtcattcggatgtggtttggttgggttttttatcaaaagcgtaatttagaagattttggaattcttaggcttgaatctgatgcgtatttggagttttgatgttgttttgagcattctgaaggttggaacaagtttaaatgaggttatgggatatgttggtatgtctggttgaggtcccgagggccttgggtgagtttcgggtggtcaatcggactatttcatgatgtttggaattgcagaaaaactgCTGAAGTATTGCAGAGAATTAGACCTTAGCGTTCGCGAgtaggtcctcgcgttcgcgaagggttagctggaGAAGGCTTtgattttggccttcgcgttcgcgaggaaggctccgcATTCGCAAAGGGCTGGATGtttatgcatcgcgttcgcgagggaagctccgcgttcgcgtagaggaatttgATCAGCTGGGCTTGAGGTATTTtattcatcgcgtttgcgagagagGTAACGCGATGGGTCAACCTGAGGAGCCATctcgttcgcgatgggcttgtcgagATCGCAAAGAAGAAATTTTTGTCAAAGTTGATTTGTGCTTTgtgaacgcgaggcgttgaccgcgttcacgaagaaggaaatgaggtctgggcagaatgtttaaatagtcgtcttgtccgcgattttggggtttatttctaccattttttagcatttttggagctttttgaagaggattgaagagggattcaagggaaaacacttggaggtaagattcatggacataatactcgattctaatgtatctacctaattaatcattgaaattaagcctaaaattgaagaacaagggcttgaaattggagaactagaatttgggatttgaggggtcgttttgtaacgacccaacccaTCGTTTTGAATAGTACAACCCTGTTTTCCCATTTActactaaattcatgctttacagttgttataggACTCACCGAGATAATTGTTACAAATCTAACTTTTTGTGATAATATTAAACAAAAATTgtaagaatatatattttttcatatcaaaatttataaaaaaataaaagattatGTATATGCAGCAGAGTTAACATCATATCATAAGATACTAATTAAGATAAATGTAATCCCCCCGTCCAAATATCCATCATCTTTTGGAACcaaaaaaacaaagataaaatgtaaaaatgaaaGTGCTCGaaactaagagcccgtttggacataagaatttttttaccttttttcgatttttttttcgaaatcagtatttcgccataaaatttttaatttttacttgaaaatgaattttgaaattttcgaaaatttgaaaaactccaaaaagacgtttttcaaaattttcacttagatcactcacaaaaattcaaaaataactcaaaattatattcatattcaaacaaactctaattttcaaataccattttcacttaaaacaaatttaacttctttttggaattttacaattcttatgtccaaacgctcaCTAAAAGAGTTCTTTAAGTCCGGGATTGTGCTCCAATTACAAACTTGAAGGACTATTCgtattcatatttatattttaaggaCCAAAATATTCCTACTCTACTACCTAAAGGATTAATTTGGTTTTTCCTCGAAATCATGCCATAATAAATTGATAAATCAATCCACTCAGTAGAACCTCTTTCCATTTTACCTAAACCCTTCACGGAACTCTCTAGAAAACCTTGTCCTCCTCCACCACTTCCCGGCACCACCAATGGCGGCGTCCGACGTGTCCGAAGGACCAGTACGGAGCGTGATCAACAAGCGCCTCCGTGCCCTTCGCAAGAAATACAACCGCATTGTTCAAATGGAAGAATCCGTTTCTAAAGGAAAAACCTTAAACAAGGAACAAGAAGAAACTCTTCGCTCAAAACCTTCCGTCATCGCCGGCATCGACGAGCTCGAGAAGCTTCGCGAGCCTCTTGCATCCGCTGTCGCTGAAGAAATCAACCTCGCCACGTCAGTTTCTGCCCCGCCAGATAATAATTCGAAGAATGAGGGAGAGGGGGAAGTGATAATGTGTGTTGAGGATTTACTTTATCTGTTGTATTTTGGCTGTATGTTTGATGTGAAGTCGTTACAGAGTGATTTTTCTACGGCTACACTGCTGACGAGGACGCATGAGAGAGCTTGTTGCCTTAACTATGATTGTATGCAGGAGGACGAATCCAGTGATGTGATAGATCTATTGGGGGAGAAGGATTTGGACTTAATTTCAATGCTCAGTGGGCTATTAATTTCTCGACCTGTTAATTCTCCTTTGTCGCACAAGCGTGCCCTTCAACAATGCATTGAGCACGCGAAGCTTTGGCTTACCAAGTCTGATCAGCCCATTGTACCTGATTCCGATGCTACTTGTGAGTATATAGAAATTCCCAAACTAGCTGGAGTCGGCTATATGAATTCTCTATAATATTTGGGTCCTTTTTATATACTACTCAATGGTTTATCTttttttgacaaaatttgagatccTCTAAAACTAGATATATCCAATTTGTTTGATGAATTTTACTAGATACGTATTTGCAAAGTCATTCGGACGGGCTAGAGGAATATCTATATCCATTTTTGTTCCACTTGGACCTATTTCGATCTACTATGTAATAACTTACGTATTAGGACAAAAGGGATTTTAAAGCTAGCTATATCAATCTTTTGGTGGTTTTTGGTGGTTTTGAGATGGTGTAGATGCTTGTAGTTTTAGCTGGTTGTTTTTGCTTACAGATGCTGGTTTGAAATCGAAGCTAAATAGAATAATGTCTTcactatattttactacggaccctgtTAAAGTGGAGGCATCAGCTGCGAACTATGGGCCATACTCGGTGCCCATAGAAGAGTCTGTGGGTGCTGTGCCTGTCAATGAACCCGTGCAAGTGCACACGATTGCTATGCAGAGTCAGCAGAAGGTAAATTCTTACTGAAGTAAAACCTCTAATGACCTTGGGCAATGTTTTAAGTGTTGAAAAACATCTAATAAGGTTGacatatttttatcttttttttaaattattcttTTCGCTGTTGTTATGTGTGAATACTTAGCTAGTTTCCTATGATTAGCCCTTGTTTTCCGTTGCTGTATAGTAACTTTAATTAACAAAATTGTTGAAGTTATGTTGTTTAAACCCTTGCAATGCCAGCAATTAACTTCTAAACAATGTTAAAAAAATGTACTTCATATTCCAAGCTCCCCTCCCTCCTTTCTTGGGAGGTGTCTTGATGTTTATATGTGCCAATATTGATTTTACTTCATGAGATTTCATAAGTCGTACTTATGAGGCTgtcatttgatttttctttccctGTTCCAGAAGAGGGGCTTGGTTTGAAATTTTCTACATTTATGCTAAAGCTAGTTTAGCAATATAATGAGAATTTGGTGCAATAGGGTTGCTTAATTGAAGAATTGTGAATGGTAGAATTATAGATGACTCACTTATTTAATTAGTAATCTTAATCTTCTAGGCACTTTATGGAGAAGATACCATCCCAAGAACTTGTTGATTTCGGATGGTATAGTTGGCCATGAGTTGCTTATGAAAGTTATTTTGACATTAGTTTATTTTGCTAAAAATTGTTGCGTCCTTTGCTGAAGGTTTTGGTAAAACTTGCTtgctaatattattttttttttatgaaaaggTTAAAGGTTGCTTGCTAGTTTTTTTTCCCCGAAGGGAATTTCATTAAATGGCACCAAAAAGATGCATAGCAAAAAATTACAACTAAAAGGAAGCGACTGCACATAAACAAAAACTTAGTGCACAACTAAGGAGAAGACAAATCCTGATTGAACCAACTAAATAAGTTAATTAAACAAACAGTTTTAAGAGAATGGTTAGGGGTTAAGATCCCATCAAAACATCTATGATTCCCTTCATTCCAAATGCACCAAAAGATAGCAGCAGGCACCGTTGGCCAAGTTTTTTTTGATGGACTTCGCAACTCTCCATGAATTACAACTCTTATAAACCTCCTTGATACTGTTTGGCATGACCCAGGCAAGTCTAAAAACTGATATAAATGTACTCCAAATGTCAGCTGCTACTGTACAATGCACATATAACGTAATTGTTTCAGAAGTTGGAACAGTTATCAAGAAGGTATATTTGCTGTCAAATTCAAACAATTGCTAAAAAGTCGTCAAATTAGAAGAAAAGGGATGACTTGAAAATTGCCTCTTGTGATTTTAGAAGTAGGGAGACTCTCTTCTAAAATTGCATGTTACGTAAGCGACTTACTGTATTTGCTTTATGATTTTGCATAGGTATgaaaatgattttaaatgtttCCATTGTCTTTCATTCTTCATTCTACTTAAGAGTTCCCATTGTCATTCATATGACATCCCTCTTTGTTATGATGTTACATTACTAGGCGTAAGGTAATGTGCACACTAACCCTTACATAACTAGGCTTCTCCTAAATTGTTGGAAGTAGGAAAAGCCTATCATTGAACCGTGGTACTTGCGTTTAGGGCTATCACCAGTACTTTTGCCTCACTTGTGTTAGGGCAATGAAAAGACTAACCCTTACCTACtgatcaaaaaaaaaagaagaaagactaACTCTTACCTTTGCTTCGCGTATTCATATCCACCTCCTTGTTCAATCCATTGCTTGCGTTCTCATTTGAAAAATAGCTACCAAACTGAACTGTAAAGACAACTTCGTCACTCCTTTACATCTCCGTTTTGTGTGTGTTCATCTGTAGGACTCAACTTTTTGTGGTTCTTTTTGTGTTGATATGTTAAACTATACTACCTTATCATGTATTTACCCATTGAAACAATCTCTAAAGTTCTAAAATGTTTCGGTACTAAGTGTATTTTAGGCTTGTGTTTGCTTGGATCAAGCATTGAAGCATGGAtgtaaaaatacttttttcaataGTAGAGAGATTTATTGTCTCCGTGTGACTTATAGGTCACGGGctcgagccgtggaagcagccaAAAATGCTTGTATTAGGataggttgtctacatcacactCATTGGTATGCAGCCTTTCCCCGGACCCTACGGGATGCTTTGTGCATTGGACTGCCTTTTTACAGTGATCTGTTGTCTACTGTACACCCAAACTACTAGTCACACGACGTTCTTGTTTGTTATTACACAGGTCATAGAAGATTTAATTGGATTCTCCATGTATTTCTGCTTCTCTAGACGTCCTTGACataaaaaaaaatgcaaatatGTACTTACATGGAATTCTTTTTGGGCAATCATATTTGCATAAATAGTTAttggattttatttaaataacatccaaATGTATGAGTTTTGATCCACGTGATGCTTTTTTTTTCTGTCAAAGTAATGTACCGCACCTCTGTCAAGTTCAATAGCTTCAGCTTCATGCCAATTTCTCACTCCAAAGGGAGATTGGGTAAGCTGGACGGGTTTGGTTATGATGGAATATTTAGCCCAATGCATTTTGGCCATAGTAGACTTTGGGCAAGTTGGGTTATACATTGTTTATCAGTTCAAGTCAATTTAATTAGTCCAAATTTGAGCCAGCTTGCTCATTTGACACTCCTACTCATGTTTTACTTGAACTATCTATTGTAGCTTCCTAAAGATTTAAGCTACTGAATTGTTTGCTATGCCGTTGAGCTTCTTttatttgcttttattttattttgtgtgtctTGGGGGGTGGGGGTTTGGGGTGGGGGGTTTGAGGACTTAATTTCAAAAGTTTAGAATAGAGAGAGTAGAAATCATTTGTAGAAGATAAAATAAGAAAACTTTTTGAGATTCTTCAGCGTGGTAACTCTCTCAAGCTTTGGAATTTAAACTAGTTTGCAAATGACCTAAAATAGGAAATGGTACATAATTACATGAATTGAATGTGCTAATTGATTTTCTTAATCTCCTAATTGATCCATAATTCACTCCGATTAAAATCTTTCCATTTGCCTAAGTCTTGGTGAGCAGAGTTATTTGGTACCTGTAATGATGGGAGGTAGTAGATACTAGATGGATCAGTTTGAAGTGCGCACAAGCTGGTCAAGACTCCaacttttttgttttttaaaaaaggcCCTCTAATCGATGTTCTTAATTACAGAActtgtcaatttttcctctttatttttttttcttgatgAAAGGTAGGAGTATTCACATCAAGTTTGTGGGTGCTTGTCTTATACTTGTAGCTTGTTGCAAATGTATGAAATCCTGGAACGTCATAGTGACTTTGTTAGGATAGATTATAGAAATACACTCTAACTCAAAATTTTGCCTGATAAAGTAACCATCTATCTTTTTGTGCTTCTTTGTTTCGTAGAATATATGATTTGAAGCAATATGTATTGTGCTATTTGATGTCCACAaattagtttcatcatttttttcccTTTCAAATTGCAATTCTTGAAGAAGCTGCTTTAAACTTATAAGGTACATGTGGCTCGGGTCATGGCTTGACTATGCTTCCACACTTGATCTAGGTGCCAAATTTTGTTTCTTAAACTTAAGATTCTAGTTATCTCCAATTAAGATGTAGTACCTACGGTGTATCGTCTATGTAGGAGACCATGCCAAGTTTATACTGGAATACCCTACAATTTGTGCAGTTTAAATACAAAATTGCCTGCATCTTCCTGATACGTAATTGAATTCTTAGGCTAGGTTAatgctgtattttgtcccgggcccgggccttagtgggcctaacgggccgggcctcgcggtcccgggcttcgtggtcccgggctctggcggtcccgggcctggcggtcccggtcttcgtgggcctaatgggtggaaccggcccgtgacgggcctaagcccacatggtcctgtg is a genomic window of Nicotiana tabacum cultivar K326 chromosome 16, ASM71507v2, whole genome shotgun sequence containing:
- the LOC107797108 gene encoding uncharacterized protein LOC107797108 encodes the protein MAASDVSEGPVRSVINKRLRALRKKYNRIVQMEESVSKGKTLNKEQEETLRSKPSVIAGIDELEKLREPLASAVAEEINLATSVSAPPDNNSKNEGEGEVIMCVEDLLYLLYFGCMFDVKSLQSDFSTATLLTRTHERACCLNYDCMQEDESSDVIDLLGEKDLDLISMLSGLLISRPVNSPLSHKRALQQCIEHAKLWLTKSDQPIVPDSDATYAGLKSKLNRIMSSLYFTTDPVKVEASAANYGPYSVPIEESVGAVPVNEPVQVHTIAMQSQQKEEECLSSQGNHTNEMHASTVEEIQQGVQGENLSELPAEAEEVTPEAEGVNNLKDMNFKEQQSVPRRSYQNQNYRGHHNGDGGGRRGYSNGHGGHGREGSYQNGRNQYYDQSGNYYQKSHNNNYRERCGRGTVGGNYNPHASGGQAANFSVDA